TTTGGCTGTCTTCAGGATGCACGCTCTTTTGGCCGTGATTTCTTCTCCTGGTATAACCATGAACATAAACATGTGGGCATAAGCCTTTTAACCCCGGCTCAAGTCCACTATGGTCAGGCTGAACAGGTTATCTCCTCCAGAAATCAAGTTCTGAACAAGGCATATATGAAAAACCCCATGAGGTTCAAATACAGACAACCGCAACATTCCCAGCTTCCTTCTGAGGTTTGGATCAACAAACCCAGTACTAAAGAGAATGTTGCTTAAACTATTGTGAAATGTGTCTCACTTTCATTGACACGTTCCGCTGGAGGAAACATAATACAAAATACAAAGAAAAAAGACAGTTTTAGCCGCTGATAAGAGGTTTCTTTTGCCTTTATCTCCGTCAAGCTATGGAGATCTGGGGTTAAATCTCTTCTGGCTTCATTCTTAAGGCATCAAGGGCAAAGAAAGAAGAATTTTGACGCTGATTGGGCTGATTCCCACTGATAAATCAAAGTTCATCTTCGATCAGGTTGTCAGACATCAGCACCCTTTGCCACTTGAGCTTGTCCGGGTTTCCAAAATTTATCACATAGCCAAGAGCCAGGCCGGTGGCTTTGAGATAATTCAGGACCTGGGACAGGTGTGCATCATGAATTTCTTTTTGAGCCTTAAGTTCAACCAGTATGCGGTCATAACAGATCAGGTCGGCAACATATTCATGTGCCAGAGTATGCCCTCGGTAATATACATGCAACGCCTTTTCCGACTCAAAAGGTATACCTTGCTCTGCAAGCTCAATTTTGATGGCATCATGATAAATGACTTCCAGAAAACCTGGACCAAGTTCATTATATACGTCCATGGCAGCACCAATGATGGCGTAGGATTCCTTTTTGTACAGATAATTAGACATGATGTATCTTTATCCGCTAATGGCTTATAAATCAAAATGCAAAGATCAAAGACAATAAGATTTTTTTGCCGCTGATGGCGCTGATTTGCGCTGATAAGAGATTCTTATTTCTTCCATCTGCGGAGATCTGCGAAATCAGCGGTTAAACCTCTTCTGTCCTTAAGATCTTCCGCAGAGCATAAATGCCCTGCTGCTGGAGGAAACATAATACAAAATACAAAGAAAAAAGACAGTTTTAGCCGCTGATTGGGCTGATTCTCGCTGATCAAGAGGTTCTTATTTCTTCCATCTGCGGAGATCTGCGAAATCAGCGGCCAGACTCTTCTGCTTTACTCTCCAAGCATCAAGGCAAAGGATAAGAGTTCTTTTGTCGAGCCATTCAGGCAATGGTCGCCAGATGCACATTGTCCTGAGATCCAGCCAGATTCATCATGGCTTCTGTAAAGCCGGACTGGCTGAAGAAAACATAGTGCTTCTTGGAAACCTCCGGCAAAATAACGCTTTTGGCCTTTTCCTTCAAATGCCAGTAAACATCTGCATCCACAGGTCCTGCAGTATATTTGCACTCACCAAATACAGCATGTTCCAGGTTCTCACTGATGCCTAACAGATCTATCTCCACATCCCTGCTCCACCACCTGCCCGCCTGGATCAGCTGAATGTGCGGCAAATCCCCAAGCCCCTGCTGCATAAGCCACTGCCTGCATATGTCTTCGTACACAAAACTGACATGACTTGACCGGAATTGATCTTTGATCTTTTTAATAACTATTTCAGTATGCTCCATCTCCAGATAGCTTC
This genomic window from Desulfonatronovibrio hydrogenovorans DSM 9292 contains:
- a CDS encoding GxxExxY protein; this translates as MSNYLYKKESYAIIGAAMDVYNELGPGFLEVIYHDAIKIELAEQGIPFESEKALHVYYRGHTLAHEYVADLICYDRILVELKAQKEIHDAHLSQVLNYLKATGLALGYVINFGNPDKLKWQRVLMSDNLIEDEL